The genomic interval AATACTTGACAACAGTAGACCATAAAAAAATTGCAATTTTATATTTAATCATGGGTGGATTATTCTTCGCCATGGGTGGTATCGAAGCGATGATCATTCGTATTCAGCTTGCAGTTCCAGAAAATGATTTCGTTTCTGCTGGTTTATTCAACGAAATGATTACGATGCACGGTACAACAATGATTTTCTTAGCGGCTATGCCGTTACTCTTTGCATATATGAATGCAACAGTACCTTTACAAATTGGAGCGCGTGACGTTGCGTTCCCATTCTTAAATGCTTTAGGTTTCTGGTTATTCTTCTTCGGGGGAATATTCTTAAACTTATCTTGGATTTTAGGTGGCGCACCTGATGCTGGATGGACTTCTTATGCATCACTTTCACTTGCGTCTCCTGGGCATGGTATTGACTTCTATGCATTAGGTTTACAAATTTCAGGTGCAGGTACTTTAATTGCTGGGATTAATTTCGTGGTTACAATTGTTAATATGCGTGCACCAGGTATGACATTTATGCGTATGCCATTAATGACTTGGACAACTTTAGTTGCGTCTGCATTAATCGTATTTGCATTCCCACCACTTACTATCGGATTATTCTTATTAATTTTCGATAGAATGTTTGGTACAGGATTCTTCATAGTATCACAAGGTGGTAACACAATTATCTGGGAACATTTATTCTGGATTTTCGGTCACCCTGAAGTTTATATTTTAGTGTTACCGGCATTCGGTATTTTCTCTGAAATTTTTGCTACTTTCTCAAGAAAACGTTTATTCGGATATTCAGCAATGGTATTTGCTACTGTTTTAATCGGTTTCTTAGGATTCATGGTTTGGGCACACCACATGTTCACTGTAGGTTTAGGACCAACAGCTAACGCAATTTTCGCAGTTGCAACGATGGCAATCGCAGTTCCAACTGGGGTTAAGATCTTTAACTGGTTACTTACAATCTGGGGTGGTAGCATTGAGTTTACTACACCAATGTTATACGCATTAGCATTTATTCCATCATTCGTTATGGGTGGTGTGACTGGTGTTATGCAAGCTTCAGCACCAGCTGACTATCAATACCACGATTCATACTTTATCGTAGCGCATTTCCACTACGTAATTGTAGGTGGGGTAGTGTTCGCATTATTAGCAGGACTGCATTTCTACTGGCCATTAATGTTTGGTAAGATGTTAAGTGAAAAATTAGGTAAAGTTTCATTCGTATTATTCTTTATCGGTTTCCATTTAACGTTCTTCTTACAACATTTCTTAGGTTTAATGGGTATGCCACGTCGTGTATTCACTTACCTACCTGGTCAAGGGTATGACACATACAACTTAATATCTACAATTGGTGCATTAACAATGGCAGTTGCAGTAGTTGTATTATTAATCAACGTTATTATAACGACAGTAAAAGGACCAAAAGTTGGTCGCGATGCTTGGGGCGATGGTCGTACATTAGAATGGGCATTACCAATTCCGGTTCCATTCTACAACTTTGCGCAAACACCACTTGTACGTGGTTTAGATGCATTTGATTTAGAGAAGAAACAAGGTAACGGTGAAATTTTACCTGCGGAATCGTTAGGTGACATTCACATGCCGAATAACACAATCTTACCTTTCGTTCAATCACTAGGATTATTCGTTGCAGCGTTTGGTGCATTATACTTAGCGGATGGTAAAGAGTGGGCGTTAGACGCAGTTAAGAACTTACCAACTCAACCTTGGGCACCATTTGTATTAATCATCGGATTAGCAATTACAGCAGGTGCTATGATGGCACGTTCATTAAAAGATGATCATGGTTATCATATTACTAAAGAAGAGCTTATCGAGTATGAAAGAGGTGTTAAATAATGGCACATCACGAAGAACAGATGACAGTAGAAAGATGGCCAAGCCATCCTGAAACAGCTTCGTTAGAAGGTAAAAACAAATTATTAGGATTCTGGATTTTCTTAGGTGGAGAAACAGTATTATTCGCATCACTATTTGCTACTTATTTAGCACTTAAAGATCATGTACCAAGTGAAGATCACTTATTAGCTAAAGATTTATTCCACTTACCACTTGCATTTGTAATGACGATGTTACTATTAACATCGTCACTTACGAGTGTTTACGCACTATATCATATGAAGAACTTTGAATTCAAAAAAATGATTACTTGGTTCATCATTACTGTAGTATTAGGTTTAGGATTTTTAGGGCTGGAGATTTATGAGTTCGTTGAGTATATCCACAAAGGGCATACTTTCCGCTCAAGTGCTTTCGGTTCATCATTCTACTTCTTAGTAGGGACACACGGATTCCACGTTATTATCGGTTTAACTTGGATTATCCTGTTAATTATTCGTAATATGAAACGTGGATTAAGTGTATATAACGCTGCGAAATTCAATACAGCTGCATTATACTGGCACTTTATTGACGTAGTTTGGGTATTCATCTTTACAGTAGTTTACTTGTTAGGGGTGTTAGGATAATGACGAACGAACTTAATAAGACAGAATTTAATAAAGAACGTTATGAGTTTGAAAAACGTGCGAGAACTGAAGAAATGAGAATGCAGGTTACTACTTTTGCTGTGATGATTTTCTTAACGTTTGTCGCATTTGCAATGGTAGCTGCAGGATTAAGTAAAGAATTTATCGTACCAGTAGTATTATTACTTGCTTTAATTCAAGTTATTTTACAATTCTACTATTTCATGCATATGAAACATAAAGGACATGAAACAGCGAAGTTATTTATTCTGACTGGATTATTCTTTGCAGCAAGTTTCATCGTTATGGCGTTATATCTCGCTTGGATTGGTGATCCATTGAAATAATAAAAACCCGGAGCAATCCGGGTTTTTATTTTTGCCACAAATTAGTTGAAATATTGTGCGTTTTTATTCCTTAATTACGTTATAATACAATTATATGAAGTAAATTTATGGAGTGATTTTATGGGTAGTATTAGCTCAATCAGGATCTTCGGATTTTTAGCGAACTGGAGTCCATTCTTTTTAGTTGCCATTATTTTCACGACTATCGTCTTCTTTTTACTAACAGGCAGATGGCGTCATGAAATACCTGGAAATCGACCACTAAAAAAGTCAGAAGGTATCATATTTGTTATTTGCATGATATTACTATATGCAATGAAAGGTTCACCAGTTGATTTACTCAGTCATATTATCTTTAGTTTTCATATGCTGCAGATGGCAGTAATGTATTTAATGATTGTGCCATTATTATTTTTTGCGATTCCTGAATACTTAATTGATTATTGTGTTAAACAGCCTTATATTGAACGCGTATTTAATTTCTTTACACGTCCAATTATAGCGTTGATTACGTTTAACGGGCTATTCTCAATTTATCATATACCTGAAATTTTAGATGGTTTAAAACAAAATGCGACACTGCATTCATTGTTTACAATTTTATTGTTCATTACAGCAGTGTTTATGTGGTATCCAATCTTTAATAATACGAATTTAGAAAGAAAGAAATTATCAGGTCTGATAAAGATAGGGTATATCTTTTTAATCGGTGTGTTACTTACGCCGGCATGTGGCTTAATTATATTTGCAACGCATCCAATGTATAAAACTTATACAGATCCAGCAGCATGGATGAGTGCGATGAGTTTATGTGTTCCAACAGGTACATTGCAGGATATCGTACAAAATTCCGGAATAAGTGGTCCGCAATATTTTACGAACATGACACCGAAAGACGATCAGCAGACGGGTGGCGTTATCATGAAAGTCTTACAGGAAGTATTCTTTGGTGTTATGATGTTCCATGTATTCTTTAAGTGGGCAAGAGATGAAAGACGTACACCGGACGAGATTACTGAGCAAAGCTTGAAGGAAATGCAGCAGCAGGAAGCATACTTTAACCAATACAGATAGGAGACATTTATGAATTTACCAATTTTACCTACAATCAGTACAACATTTATCGTTATTAGTGCAATTCTCGTAGCAATCGGATGGTTTAAAATTGCAAAGCGTGATATTGAAGGTCATAAGAAAGTGATGTTATTCGCAGGGGCAGCAGCACTTACATTCTTTATTATTTATGCAACACGCACAGTATTCATCGGTAACACAGCTTTTGGTGGACCTGATAATATAAAACCATACTATACGATTTTCTTAATCTTCCATATTTGCTTAGCAACGCTTGGCGGAGGACTTGGATTATTTAACATCATTACAGGTCTGAAAAACAATTTAAAACTTCATCGCAGAGTAGGGCCTATCGCATCAGTTATCTGGTTTTTTACAGCAATTACTGGTGTAGCAGTATACATGTTACTTTATGTTTTTTATAAAGGTGGAGAAACGACTTCAGTCATTAAAGCAATTATCGGAAGTAGTTTCTAAAAAAAGGAATGCGCAATTTTGCGCATTCCTTTTTTTATATAATTCCTTTTTATTAAATTTTAAAGTCTAAGTTAAATGCACCAGACTCTAAAATGATCAGGATAACGATGAGTATAATTGGCCCTATAAAGAAACCGACAAATCCCATCAGCTTTAAACCGATAAACATTGCAATTAAAGTAGGCAGCGGACTTAAACCAACGCCTTTACCCATAACTTTCGGTTCTAACACTTTTCTTTGCACGAGCAGGAATACTGATAATACGATGAGTTTTATTGCAAGTGCCGGATCACCAGTAATATATGCATACAAAGCCCATGGAATTGTTACACCCGTTGCACCAAGTATCGGCAATAAATCAACGAGACAAATAATAAAGCTTAATACGAGTGCATTTTTCGGAGTAATAAACAATAGTCCGATAAATGTGAAAAACCACGTAATACCAGATAAAATAAACGCAGCACGTAACATACCGAATATAGATGTTGAGATTCTACGCCATATATATAACCCTTTATTGTATGTATTCTCATATGTATGTGCCTTAATAAATGCCTGTATATTTGGAATCTCTAGCATAAATAAAAAGAGTGCCACTAAAAATACGAGCAATGTAATAAATGTTTCCGGTAAACTTGCAACTAAGTTTGTTATACGTTCAACATTAAAGTAATTGAGTATCGCGTCTCTTATGTTGAATAGAAATTTTTGAGTTTCATTGAATAAAGCATCCGACACATTTTCCGGAATAATTTTTGATAATCTCTCTTCAAATATACTCCATGCACTTAGCAGGTTATTCATTTTATCCGGTAAATCTTTTGAGAACTGGATAATGTGCTGAATGAGCTTCGTAAGGAATAAATACATAAAGAGTAGTAGTAATGATAAAATCGACGTGTAGATTATCGATACGCTCCACTTTCTGCTATTTACCTTTTGTTCAAGTAGCTTAACGAATGGTTCTATCATAAGTGCGAAAAGTAAAGCTACGATAAGTGGTACTGAAATTGGGACGATAAAATAAAGAAAGAGTAACGTAATAATAATAATAGATACGATTGTTATATTTCTTTTTGTTATAAAACGTTTGAACATTGCAACACCTCATTTCACATAATAAACAACCGAATGAAACATAAAGTATGCATCATTCGGTTCATATACATCATAATTATTTTTGGATTGCTACGATATCGTTATAAACTTTCGTAATCGTACGTTTGCAATGTTCAACAAGTTTGTCAGAGAAATACTCATCTTCACCGTATTCAACACCCGTTGGATAATAATGCTTTCCTAAGTAAGGGTCCATCATCTGAAGTTTGGCATCACGAGCACCAACATCCCCTTCGACTGCATAACCTGGAATACGCAGGTAGTAAATGCCTTCTTCTAATTCATATTTCAAATCATACGTCACACGTTCATAATCCCAATGTCCACCTAAAACAAAACCATGCTTGTTCATAACATGCTGGATTAAAGATTGATCAGCAATGATCGTTTCAATGCCTGAATTTGCGAATACCATATTAAAGTTCCTCCCTAAGTCATTCTACTTCTAATTTTATGATAAAATCATAGTTTCTGCAATCGAATATTCATTTGATTTTAAATAATGTTAAAATAGTAATAGAATAAAGTATAAACGTAAGAAATAGAGGTGTGTTTTTGAAAAGTATATTGCTTAAATTATTATTTATTTTCCTTGTATCGATTTTTATGTTTTATTTGTTTTATTCTCCGTCGATCAAGTTTGATATATTAGAAAACCCGGCAAAGGACAAGGTTGCTCATAAAACGATTAAAAAGACTGAGCAGCAAAGTCATAAAGTGAAATTGACAGAAGGTGTCGGTCAATACGTTGGAAAGTCTATCGATGAGTTGACGAAAGCATTTGGCTATCCGAAACGTATTTATAAATCGAATTACAGTTATAGAAACTTCATATTTACGTTTAAGAATCAGTATTATATAGTCGGCGTAAAAGATAATACGATTAAAATGATATATGCGACGGGTAAAGAAGCGAACGTATATCCATACAAAATATATAGTGAATCAGGAAAAATTTTTAACGGTGGGAATGTTGTTTCTGAACCTATCATCTCAACGAAAGATGGAGATTATCAATTTCAGTTATCTGAAGCAGATATAAAGACACAGGCGTTAGTAGAATATGAAAATTTATTTATGCAGGTATTTATTGATCGCTTCACTAATAAAGTGCTTGCAGTCAGATATTTATCGCCTGATACTCTCGTGGAGATGCAGCCATATGCACTGAGCTATAATGGGAAAACAATTGAGAGAAAGATAAACGATGAAAAACATAATATTGAGGAAGGTGTCAATAACAGCAACAGTGTACTGACGATGTTCGAACTTACGAATTTAATGAGAACGTTAAATGATAATCTGGCGCTTAGTTCAAATGAAACAATCAATCATATCGCGCAAATTCAAGTCATGAAATTAAGTCAATCTAATCAAAAAGTAACATCTGTAGAAAATGAAATTGGTTCACAACTTAATGATGAAGGAATACAGTTTAACCATTTAACACAAAATATTGCGGTAAATTATGAAGATATTCCAGCGCTCATCAATAGCTGGATGAACTCGAGCGAACACCGTGAGCATATGCTTGATGATCAAGTGAATGAAATGGGTGGCGGTATATCAGCGCAATATAATTCTATAGTATTTATAGATAATCAATCATTAAATGAAGAGCAGGAAGTGAAATCTTGATATATACGGAAGAAATTTTTAGTTGTCTTGATAATGCAGAAACGATTAATAAAATGCTGTTAAATAGTGGCGCATATAACAATTATAAAGCGCAGTCTGTAAAAATCAATTTTGATACAGAAGTACAGCAATTAAAACGGGAATTTCTGAAAATTAAAGAACGATATGATGAAGTACAGCGGTTCGGAAGATATCATCCTGATTATACTGAAGTGATGATGGAGACGAGACGTCGTAAAAAATTATATGATATGCATCCTGACGTCGTTCAATTCAGACAGTATGAAACGCAGTTACAAACGTTACTGGATGAAATTATTACGATTGTTGCACATGCAATTTCAAATGAGGTAAAAGTTGAAAGAGGGAATCCTTTCTTTGTTGATCATTCATGCAGCTCAAATTGCGGCTGTAGTTAGGAGATAGCTATGAAAGAGAAGAAACTGATACATCAATGGATTAAAAAAGTTGAATTTTTAAATAGACCTGATGAAACGTTATATAAACATCGCAGTACGGATATTTTGTACACAAAATGGATGAGTCAATATGTACTGAAATATATTCACTTTAAGTTTCATGAAAAAGTATTATGTATCGGGTGTCATGGTGGTAAATGGGTGAGCGATATTGACAAGCAGGTGAATATAAAAGGATTTATTCTGGATCAGTCCATTCGTCTACTACAGCATGCGATGCATCTGTATCCCCATTTTAACTATGATATTTCAAACTATCAGCTTTCTTATAAAAACCGAAAATTTCATAAAGTAATCATTAATCAACGGTTTGAAAGTTTCTATGAACAGCAATTATTACTCACCGAACTTGAACGTGTCCTTAAAAAGAAAGGGCGTATCATTTTGTTTCAGCGAAAGTCCTTTATATTATCTAAACAAAATTTATCACAATTAATAGAACATACGCATCTTGAAATTATACAGTCAACAGCATATAAAAATATGGTGGTATATGAGTTGAAACATAATATAAAACAATAAAATCGTCGGGTATCCCGACGATTTTATTGTTGTTTAAGGCGAACTGCGATATCTGGTCGATCTGTAACGATAGTATGGGCACCATTCTTTAACAGTTGTTTCATCTGGTCAATACTGTTAATAACCCAGTAGCCTGGTGCTACATTTTGTTTTTGAAGCCATTGAATGAACTTTTGTGTATCGAGTGCAATACCGTTAAATTGCACAGGTATTTGAAATGTATCAGCATCAATACGTATAAAATTCCCGTATCCTGACTGGAACATTAAAAATGTTTTCGCAACTTCACCCTGACCGGCACCATATGCAACTTTTGCATCACATCTGTTTCTAAAGCGTTTGATCTGAGCATCATAGAAACTTGTGATAACAACACGGTCAAATGCGTCACAGTATTTAATAACGTTATAGAGCGCTTCAATTACGTAGCGACCTGCATGCGTGTCTGGTGCATCCTTAATATCGATATTAATGCGCATTTCAGGGAATGCATTAATGAGTTCGTGTAACGTCACGACTTTACAGTCTGCGTGATGACGATAAGGGAATGCACCGTTTAAATCTTTAAATTGGAACCCGAAATCAAGTTGTTTTAATTCATTTAATGTATGATCAAATACAAGACCGGAACCATTACTTACACGGTCAACAGTTTCATCATGTAACACAACGACTTGATGATCTTTCGTT from Macrococcus armenti carries:
- a CDS encoding cytochrome c oxidase subunit I, translating into MEYLTTVDHKKIAILYLIMGGLFFAMGGIEAMIIRIQLAVPENDFVSAGLFNEMITMHGTTMIFLAAMPLLFAYMNATVPLQIGARDVAFPFLNALGFWLFFFGGIFLNLSWILGGAPDAGWTSYASLSLASPGHGIDFYALGLQISGAGTLIAGINFVVTIVNMRAPGMTFMRMPLMTWTTLVASALIVFAFPPLTIGLFLLIFDRMFGTGFFIVSQGGNTIIWEHLFWIFGHPEVYILVLPAFGIFSEIFATFSRKRLFGYSAMVFATVLIGFLGFMVWAHHMFTVGLGPTANAIFAVATMAIAVPTGVKIFNWLLTIWGGSIEFTTPMLYALAFIPSFVMGGVTGVMQASAPADYQYHDSYFIVAHFHYVIVGGVVFALLAGLHFYWPLMFGKMLSEKLGKVSFVLFFIGFHLTFFLQHFLGLMGMPRRVFTYLPGQGYDTYNLISTIGALTMAVAVVVLLINVIITTVKGPKVGRDAWGDGRTLEWALPIPVPFYNFAQTPLVRGLDAFDLEKKQGNGEILPAESLGDIHMPNNTILPFVQSLGLFVAAFGALYLADGKEWALDAVKNLPTQPWAPFVLIIGLAITAGAMMARSLKDDHGYHITKEELIEYERGVK
- a CDS encoding cytochrome (ubi)quinol oxidase subunit III, with translation MAHHEEQMTVERWPSHPETASLEGKNKLLGFWIFLGGETVLFASLFATYLALKDHVPSEDHLLAKDLFHLPLAFVMTMLLLTSSLTSVYALYHMKNFEFKKMITWFIITVVLGLGFLGLEIYEFVEYIHKGHTFRSSAFGSSFYFLVGTHGFHVIIGLTWIILLIIRNMKRGLSVYNAAKFNTAALYWHFIDVVWVFIFTVVYLLGVLG
- a CDS encoding cytochrome C oxidase subunit IV family protein; amino-acid sequence: MTNELNKTEFNKERYEFEKRARTEEMRMQVTTFAVMIFLTFVAFAMVAAGLSKEFIVPVVLLLALIQVILQFYYFMHMKHKGHETAKLFILTGLFFAASFIVMALYLAWIGDPLK
- the ctaG gene encoding cytochrome c oxidase assembly factor CtaG, which translates into the protein MGSISSIRIFGFLANWSPFFLVAIIFTTIVFFLLTGRWRHEIPGNRPLKKSEGIIFVICMILLYAMKGSPVDLLSHIIFSFHMLQMAVMYLMIVPLLFFAIPEYLIDYCVKQPYIERVFNFFTRPIIALITFNGLFSIYHIPEILDGLKQNATLHSLFTILLFITAVFMWYPIFNNTNLERKKLSGLIKIGYIFLIGVLLTPACGLIIFATHPMYKTYTDPAAWMSAMSLCVPTGTLQDIVQNSGISGPQYFTNMTPKDDQQTGGVIMKVLQEVFFGVMMFHVFFKWARDERRTPDEITEQSLKEMQQQEAYFNQYR
- a CDS encoding DUF420 domain-containing protein; this translates as MNLPILPTISTTFIVISAILVAIGWFKIAKRDIEGHKKVMLFAGAAALTFFIIYATRTVFIGNTAFGGPDNIKPYYTIFLIFHICLATLGGGLGLFNIITGLKNNLKLHRRVGPIASVIWFFTAITGVAVYMLLYVFYKGGETTSVIKAIIGSSF
- the ytvI gene encoding sporulation integral membrane protein YtvI: MFKRFITKRNITIVSIIIITLLFLYFIVPISVPLIVALLFALMIEPFVKLLEQKVNSRKWSVSIIYTSILSLLLLFMYLFLTKLIQHIIQFSKDLPDKMNNLLSAWSIFEERLSKIIPENVSDALFNETQKFLFNIRDAILNYFNVERITNLVASLPETFITLLVFLVALFLFMLEIPNIQAFIKAHTYENTYNKGLYIWRRISTSIFGMLRAAFILSGITWFFTFIGLLFITPKNALVLSFIICLVDLLPILGATGVTIPWALYAYITGDPALAIKLIVLSVFLLVQRKVLEPKVMGKGVGLSPLPTLIAMFIGLKLMGFVGFFIGPIILIVILIILESGAFNLDFKI
- a CDS encoding YugN family protein, which produces MVFANSGIETIIADQSLIQHVMNKHGFVLGGHWDYERVTYDLKYELEEGIYYLRIPGYAVEGDVGARDAKLQMMDPYLGKHYYPTGVEYGEDEYFSDKLVEHCKRTITKVYNDIVAIQK
- a CDS encoding CAP-associated domain-containing protein, with the translated sequence MFYLFYSPSIKFDILENPAKDKVAHKTIKKTEQQSHKVKLTEGVGQYVGKSIDELTKAFGYPKRIYKSNYSYRNFIFTFKNQYYIVGVKDNTIKMIYATGKEANVYPYKIYSESGKIFNGGNVVSEPIISTKDGDYQFQLSEADIKTQALVEYENLFMQVFIDRFTNKVLAVRYLSPDTLVEMQPYALSYNGKTIERKINDEKHNIEEGVNNSNSVLTMFELTNLMRTLNDNLALSSNETINHIAQIQVMKLSQSNQKVTSVENEIGSQLNDEGIQFNHLTQNIAVNYEDIPALINSWMNSSEHREHMLDDQVNEMGGGISAQYNSIVFIDNQSLNEEQEVKS
- a CDS encoding YlbF family regulator; translated protein: MIYTEEIFSCLDNAETINKMLLNSGAYNNYKAQSVKINFDTEVQQLKREFLKIKERYDEVQRFGRYHPDYTEVMMETRRRKKLYDMHPDVVQFRQYETQLQTLLDEIITIVAHAISNEVKVERGNPFFVDHSCSSNCGCS
- a CDS encoding class I SAM-dependent methyltransferase, encoding MKEKKLIHQWIKKVEFLNRPDETLYKHRSTDILYTKWMSQYVLKYIHFKFHEKVLCIGCHGGKWVSDIDKQVNIKGFILDQSIRLLQHAMHLYPHFNYDISNYQLSYKNRKFHKVIINQRFESFYEQQLLLTELERVLKKKGRIILFQRKSFILSKQNLSQLIEHTHLEIIQSTAYKNMVVYELKHNIKQ
- a CDS encoding glycerophosphodiester phosphodiesterase, giving the protein MNKYIKSVIAVSAAYAITTTLAKRKSIPEAKSVKPFFNGRAPYIFAHRGGLYLRPEHTMAAFNNAHALGVDGFEIDIRLTKDHQVVVLHDETVDRVSNGSGLVFDHTLNELKQLDFGFQFKDLNGAFPYRHHADCKVVTLHELINAFPEMRINIDIKDAPDTHAGRYVIEALYNVIKYCDAFDRVVITSFYDAQIKRFRNRCDAKVAYGAGQGEVAKTFLMFQSGYGNFIRIDADTFQIPVQFNGIALDTQKFIQWLQKQNVAPGYWVINSIDQMKQLLKNGAHTIVTDRPDIAVRLKQQ